In Arthrobacter sp. QXT-31, one genomic interval encodes:
- a CDS encoding amino acid permease — translation MNLFRTKSIEQSIADADEPGRKLKRSLSTWDLMIMGVAVAVGAGIFSVGAKAAANFAGPAVTISFLVAAITCALAIMCYAEFATAIPVAGSAYVFTYATMGEVLAWIIGWNLILELFTAAAVIAKYWGIYLSKVFSLMGVDMPPAVSLGDVDLYWGAFLIVAVFTVLLVLGTKLSARVGNIFTLIKIGVVLFVIVVGFTYVKFSNYTPFVPASEPTANAGAADVMKQSFFGFLTGAAPAQYGTLGIFAGAALVFFAFIGFDVVATSAEEVKNPQKTLPRGIFGGLALVTLLYILVSLALTGMVSYTQLAEAESPTLTTAFEAVGNTDAAKVIAFGSLVGLTTVIMVLLMGLARVVLAMSRDGLLPRSLSRTSEKRSTPVRLQIICGAAVALVAGLTNVDLLEEMINIGTLSAFVMVSLGILVLRKKRPDLKPAFRVPFGKVLPIVSAVLCLYLMTNLAVETWIFFGIWLVLGVAIYFAYGQRHSRLNEKFADAKAAVDGRSADLDDRDDDELTKV, via the coding sequence ATGAACCTTTTCCGGACCAAATCCATCGAGCAGTCAATAGCCGACGCCGATGAGCCCGGACGCAAACTGAAGCGCTCCCTCAGCACCTGGGACCTCATGATCATGGGCGTCGCCGTTGCCGTCGGCGCCGGCATCTTCTCCGTGGGCGCCAAGGCCGCCGCGAACTTCGCTGGCCCCGCCGTCACCATCTCCTTCCTGGTCGCCGCCATCACCTGCGCCCTGGCGATCATGTGCTACGCCGAATTCGCCACCGCCATCCCTGTTGCCGGCTCCGCCTACGTTTTCACGTACGCCACCATGGGCGAGGTCCTGGCCTGGATCATCGGCTGGAACCTCATCCTGGAGCTCTTCACCGCGGCCGCGGTGATCGCCAAGTACTGGGGCATTTACCTCAGCAAGGTCTTCTCCCTGATGGGAGTGGACATGCCCCCGGCCGTCTCGCTTGGCGACGTTGACCTGTACTGGGGCGCGTTCCTCATCGTTGCCGTCTTCACCGTGCTGCTGGTGCTTGGCACCAAGCTGTCCGCTCGTGTGGGCAACATCTTCACGCTGATCAAAATCGGCGTGGTGCTCTTCGTGATTGTGGTGGGCTTCACCTACGTGAAGTTCTCCAACTACACCCCCTTCGTCCCGGCCTCTGAACCGACGGCCAACGCCGGCGCCGCCGACGTCATGAAGCAGTCGTTCTTCGGCTTCCTCACCGGTGCCGCCCCCGCACAGTACGGCACCCTCGGCATCTTCGCCGGCGCCGCGCTGGTGTTCTTTGCCTTCATCGGTTTCGACGTCGTGGCCACCTCCGCAGAAGAGGTGAAGAACCCGCAGAAGACCCTGCCCCGCGGCATCTTCGGCGGCCTGGCCCTGGTGACCCTGCTGTACATCCTGGTCTCGCTCGCCCTGACCGGCATGGTCTCCTATACGCAGCTGGCCGAGGCGGAGAGCCCCACCCTCACCACCGCCTTCGAAGCCGTCGGCAACACCGACGCCGCGAAGGTGATCGCCTTCGGCTCCCTCGTGGGCCTGACGACGGTGATCATGGTGCTGCTGATGGGCCTGGCACGGGTTGTGCTGGCCATGAGCCGCGACGGCCTGCTGCCGCGCTCCCTCTCCAGGACCAGTGAGAAGCGCTCCACGCCCGTCCGCCTGCAGATCATCTGCGGCGCCGCCGTCGCCCTGGTCGCCGGACTCACCAACGTGGACCTGCTCGAGGAAATGATCAACATCGGAACGCTGTCCGCGTTCGTGATGGTCAGCCTGGGCATCCTCGTGCTGCGCAAGAAGCGCCCTGACCTGAAGCCTGCCTTCCGGGTCCCGTTCGGCAAGGTGCTTCCCATCGTGTCCGCGGTGCTGTGCCTGTACCTGATGACCAACCTTGCCGTGGAGACCTGGATCTTCTTCGGCATTTGGCTGGTGCTCGGCGTTGCCATCTACTTCGCCTACGGGCAGCGGCACTCCCGCCTCAACGAGAAGTTCGCCGATGCCAAAGCCGCCGTGGACGGCCGTTCAGCCGATCTCGACGACCGGGACGACGACGAGCTGACCAAGGTCTAG
- a CDS encoding peroxidase family protein, whose product MPAAMGLPVVAANAVQAPVGAGFNVTPSDLSFILKQIKIAEAHVANTTSETGPCGALLGTGPNQLASPMLSFGLRTVDGSCNHLEPGQDNYGAADQVFPRLGAASFKDAENSMFGPPAPSSYTQKKGDVFDSQPRVISNLIVDQTSTNPAAVSAAGNPVRSQGNEGVVPCTTDPDPLAEPAVAAVPAGCVPSHSTLFIPNITTDVGLSPPYNSLFTLFGQFFDHGIDQTVKGGGSVYVPLKADDPLIAGPNHKFDDDPATATVEGVDDPATRDVVEGDDLPVHLRFMALTRGLNQPGEDGILGDDPKTTDVDESADDVQDALNTDSPWVDQSQTYTSHPSHQVFLREYVADTATGRPLSTGKLLGGPAGPTAGGMATWATTKKQAQELLGIQLLDKDVLNVPMIKSDLYGNFIPGPARGLPVFVTASGEVEANPADNENKGTLVPADALYFNTPFLTDIAHNADPSPKDTDHNPGTPAVAPIKDTDTTASADFASQPRGTYDDEMLDAHFIAGDGRVNENIGLTAIHQVFHSEHDRLVDDIKATLAKTENADLKAQFEDVNDATFDYGERLFQAARFVTEMEYQHLVFEEFARKIQPLINPFQPFAFTQTDINPAIKAEFAHAVYRFGHSMLTETISRRNEYKPGPDAVYGTSDDIAGSENDISLLEGFLNPPAYTDGGDAGQLTSEEAAGSIVMGMSDQEGNELDEFVTDTLRNNLLGLPLDLATINMTRARSEGVPTLNNFRKELHAKTNDGQLKPYTNWIDFGENLKHPESLINFVAAYGKHPTILTDAGPDKVLGNGDDKPASLKSRRDAARAIVNPNTVAGDVPPTDAAAFMNSSDGWANENGASKTGLDNVELWVGGLAERTNMFGGLLGSTFNFVFEQQLTELQNGDRFYYLARTPGMNLRAQLEGNSFAELMMRNTNAQALKADAFATADCKFELKNLAGTTEGFTSFGNTVANDPASDCDESKVLIRMSDGTIKYRMTNTVDPSGINGQSVFNGTANVDRAYGGNDNDTFWGGLGNDVIEGGDGADVALGGEGNDIITDIAGDDVHKGGPGNDAIDAGPGLDIIMGGDGSDFTNGGANINETFSGEGNDFAIAGQGEDAVFGDGGDDWMEGGDEPDLLMGDSSNLFFLDDSQRPGHDILFGQGGDDDYDMEGGDDVGLAGPGIEKIAGASGYDWEIGLHDPQPQDADLDLPILPLDILQVGVRDRYNEVEALSGGPFDDKLRGDDIIPSERGGGGFIGCNVLDVHGVNRISGLNELIPDAARTTPIADVIAASASKDCPLLDSSANAMAWGDGNILLGGGGSDIIEGRGGNDIIDGDRYLNVRLSVRTNAADPNTEIGSATSMTAQYLRNATGGLTGATLQADVFAGKIDPGNIVAVREILSTSGGTDKAVFSDIEANYTVTETDGVTTVSHNGGGTDGVDTLRNIETLVFADSVPPSAPTGVTAQAGNGQATVNFTAAETGGITDQFSIRVLDAASGAQIGETRTAPGGDTSMVVDGLTNGVAVKFEVRATNVHGESTVMVTNTVTPVAPVLVTAVPSITGTATVGSTLTAATGVWGPAPVALSFQWFSNGVAVVGATESTYTVRAADVGQPVTVRVTGSKDGYESVTMTSEPVAAEAAPVVASALRDFTGDTRADLVARDSSGVLWTYPGTGNGLFGTRIRVGSGWNAMSVISAAGDLTGDGKPDLVARESSGVLWTYPGTGNGLFGTRIRVGTGWNAMSVISAAGDLTGDGKADLVARDSSGVLWTYPGTGNGLFGTRVRVGTGWNAMSAISAAGDLTGDGKPDLVARDSRGVLWTYPGTGNGLFGTRIRVGTGWNAMSAISAAGDLTGDGKPDLVARDSSGVLWTYPGTGNGLFGTRIRVGTGWNVMRVIS is encoded by the coding sequence ATGCCGGCAGCGATGGGGCTGCCCGTGGTCGCGGCGAACGCCGTTCAGGCACCTGTCGGGGCAGGATTCAACGTCACACCTTCAGACCTGTCCTTCATCCTGAAGCAGATTAAGATCGCTGAGGCACACGTTGCCAACACCACGTCGGAAACCGGCCCCTGCGGCGCCCTTTTGGGTACAGGACCCAATCAGCTCGCCAGCCCGATGCTGTCCTTCGGGCTGCGCACTGTGGACGGCAGCTGCAACCACCTCGAGCCCGGACAGGACAACTACGGTGCCGCGGATCAGGTGTTCCCACGGCTGGGAGCTGCATCGTTCAAAGACGCGGAGAACTCGATGTTCGGGCCGCCGGCCCCGTCAAGCTACACCCAGAAGAAGGGCGACGTATTCGACTCGCAGCCGCGCGTCATCAGCAACCTGATCGTGGATCAGACCTCGACGAACCCGGCGGCCGTGTCCGCGGCCGGAAACCCGGTGCGCAGCCAGGGCAACGAGGGCGTTGTTCCCTGCACGACCGATCCGGATCCCCTCGCCGAGCCTGCGGTTGCCGCCGTGCCTGCAGGTTGCGTGCCCTCCCACAGCACCCTCTTCATCCCGAACATCACCACCGACGTCGGGCTTTCCCCGCCGTACAACTCGCTGTTTACGCTTTTTGGCCAGTTCTTTGACCACGGCATCGACCAGACGGTGAAGGGCGGAGGCAGCGTCTACGTTCCGCTCAAGGCTGACGATCCGCTGATTGCCGGTCCCAACCACAAGTTTGACGATGATCCGGCGACGGCGACGGTTGAGGGTGTCGATGACCCCGCAACGCGTGACGTCGTGGAGGGCGACGACCTGCCCGTGCACCTGCGGTTCATGGCCCTTACCCGTGGGCTGAACCAGCCGGGCGAGGACGGCATCCTGGGTGACGATCCTAAGACGACTGACGTGGACGAAAGCGCCGACGACGTGCAGGACGCGCTGAACACTGACTCCCCGTGGGTGGACCAGAGCCAGACCTACACCTCCCACCCCTCGCACCAGGTCTTCCTGCGCGAGTACGTCGCGGACACCGCGACCGGCCGTCCCCTCTCCACCGGAAAGCTGCTCGGCGGGCCTGCCGGCCCGACCGCAGGCGGCATGGCCACCTGGGCCACCACCAAGAAACAGGCGCAGGAGCTGCTGGGCATCCAGCTGCTGGACAAGGACGTTCTGAACGTCCCAATGATCAAGTCCGACCTGTACGGCAATTTCATTCCGGGACCGGCGCGCGGCCTTCCCGTGTTCGTGACGGCCAGCGGCGAGGTCGAGGCCAACCCGGCCGACAACGAGAACAAAGGAACCCTGGTTCCCGCCGATGCGCTGTACTTCAACACCCCGTTCCTCACGGACATTGCGCACAACGCCGACCCGTCGCCCAAGGACACGGACCACAACCCCGGCACCCCCGCCGTGGCACCGATCAAGGACACGGACACTACGGCATCGGCCGATTTCGCAAGCCAGCCACGGGGAACCTACGACGATGAGATGCTCGATGCGCACTTCATCGCCGGCGACGGCCGCGTCAATGAGAACATTGGCCTGACCGCCATCCACCAGGTGTTCCACTCGGAACACGACCGGCTCGTTGACGACATCAAAGCCACCCTGGCCAAGACGGAGAACGCAGATCTCAAGGCCCAGTTCGAAGACGTCAATGACGCAACGTTCGACTATGGCGAACGCCTCTTCCAGGCAGCCCGCTTCGTCACCGAGATGGAGTACCAGCACCTGGTCTTCGAGGAGTTTGCCCGCAAGATCCAGCCGCTGATCAACCCGTTCCAGCCGTTTGCCTTCACGCAGACGGATATTAACCCGGCGATCAAGGCTGAATTCGCCCACGCCGTGTACCGGTTTGGCCACTCCATGCTCACCGAGACGATCTCCCGGCGGAATGAGTACAAGCCGGGCCCGGACGCCGTGTACGGCACTTCCGACGACATCGCCGGCTCGGAGAATGACATCTCCCTGCTTGAAGGCTTCCTCAACCCGCCGGCGTATACCGACGGCGGCGACGCCGGGCAGCTGACATCGGAAGAGGCGGCAGGCAGCATCGTGATGGGCATGTCCGACCAGGAGGGCAACGAACTGGACGAGTTCGTCACCGACACGCTGCGGAACAACCTGCTGGGACTTCCGCTGGATCTCGCCACCATCAACATGACGAGGGCCAGGTCCGAGGGCGTTCCGACACTCAACAATTTCCGCAAGGAGCTGCACGCCAAAACCAACGACGGCCAGCTCAAGCCCTACACGAACTGGATCGACTTCGGCGAGAACCTCAAGCACCCCGAGTCGCTCATCAACTTCGTGGCTGCCTACGGCAAGCACCCGACGATCCTCACTGATGCAGGACCTGACAAGGTGCTGGGCAACGGGGACGACAAGCCGGCTTCACTGAAGTCGCGCCGTGACGCCGCCCGCGCCATCGTCAACCCCAACACCGTGGCGGGGGACGTCCCTCCTACAGACGCTGCAGCGTTCATGAACAGCAGTGACGGATGGGCAAACGAGAACGGTGCGTCGAAGACCGGGCTCGACAACGTCGAACTGTGGGTGGGCGGCCTCGCCGAACGCACCAACATGTTCGGCGGCCTGCTCGGCAGCACCTTCAACTTCGTCTTTGAACAGCAGCTGACGGAGCTCCAGAACGGCGACCGCTTCTACTATCTGGCACGCACCCCCGGCATGAACCTGCGGGCACAGCTGGAGGGCAACTCCTTCGCCGAGCTGATGATGCGCAACACCAACGCCCAGGCGCTCAAGGCGGATGCATTCGCCACCGCTGACTGCAAGTTCGAGCTGAAGAACCTCGCAGGTACCACTGAGGGCTTTACGAGCTTCGGCAACACGGTCGCGAACGACCCGGCCTCCGACTGCGACGAATCCAAGGTCCTGATCCGCATGTCGGACGGCACCATCAAGTACCGGATGACCAACACTGTGGACCCGTCCGGCATCAACGGCCAGAGCGTCTTCAACGGGACCGCCAACGTTGACCGCGCCTACGGCGGCAACGACAACGACACCTTCTGGGGCGGCCTAGGCAACGACGTGATCGAAGGCGGTGATGGTGCCGACGTCGCGCTGGGCGGCGAAGGCAACGACATCATCACCGATATCGCCGGCGATGACGTGCACAAGGGTGGCCCAGGCAACGATGCGATCGACGCCGGCCCCGGCCTGGACATCATCATGGGCGGTGACGGCAGCGACTTCACGAACGGCGGAGCCAACATTAACGAAACCTTCTCCGGTGAGGGCAATGACTTCGCCATCGCCGGCCAGGGTGAGGATGCTGTCTTCGGAGACGGTGGGGACGACTGGATGGAGGGTGGCGACGAGCCCGACCTCCTGATGGGTGACTCCAGCAACCTCTTCTTCCTCGATGATTCGCAGAGGCCGGGCCACGACATCCTCTTCGGTCAGGGCGGCGACGACGATTACGACATGGAAGGTGGCGACGACGTCGGCCTCGCCGGTCCGGGAATTGAGAAAATTGCCGGTGCCTCGGGCTACGACTGGGAGATCGGCCTGCACGATCCGCAGCCGCAGGACGCCGACCTGGACCTGCCCATCCTGCCTCTCGATATCCTTCAGGTGGGGGTCCGCGACAGGTACAACGAAGTGGAAGCCCTCTCGGGCGGCCCCTTTGATGACAAGCTCCGCGGCGACGACATCATCCCGAGCGAACGGGGCGGCGGCGGCTTCATCGGCTGCAACGTCCTGGATGTGCACGGCGTCAACCGCATCTCCGGCCTCAACGAACTGATCCCGGACGCCGCACGGACCACACCCATCGCCGACGTAATTGCCGCTTCGGCATCGAAGGACTGCCCGCTCCTGGACAGCTCCGCGAACGCGATGGCCTGGGGCGATGGCAACATCCTCCTCGGCGGTGGCGGCAGCGACATCATCGAGGGACGCGGCGGCAATGACATCATCGACGGCGACCGCTACCTCAACGTCCGGCTCAGCGTGCGCACCAATGCCGCTGATCCCAACACCGAGATCGGCAGCGCCACCAGCATGACCGCGCAGTACCTGAGGAATGCGACGGGCGGCCTGACCGGAGCGACCCTGCAGGCGGACGTCTTCGCCGGCAAGATCGACCCGGGCAACATCGTGGCCGTGAGGGAGATCCTCTCCACCAGCGGCGGCACGGATAAGGCCGTATTCTCCGACATCGAGGCGAACTACACCGTCACTGAAACCGACGGAGTAACCACTGTGAGCCACAACGGCGGAGGCACCGACGGAGTCGACACGCTCCGGAACATCGAGACCCTGGTCTTTGCCGACTCCGTACCTCCAAGCGCACCCACCGGCGTGACCGCGCAGGCAGGGAACGGCCAGGCCACGGTGAACTTCACCGCAGCCGAAACCGGCGGCATCACTGACCAGTTCTCCATCCGCGTTCTTGACGCGGCCTCCGGCGCACAGATCGGTGAGACCCGGACGGCGCCCGGTGGCGACACCAGCATGGTGGTCGACGGACTGACGAATGGCGTAGCCGTCAAGTTCGAGGTCCGCGCCACGAACGTGCACGGTGAAAGCACGGTTATGGTTACCAACACCGTCACCCCGGTGGCGCCGGTGCTGGTCACGGCAGTCCCGTCCATTACGGGAACCGCCACAGTCGGCAGCACCCTGACGGCGGCAACAGGAGTCTGGGGACCGGCGCCGGTGGCACTGTCCTTCCAATGGTTCAGCAACGGGGTCGCTGTAGTCGGCGCCACCGAGTCCACTTACACGGTCAGGGCCGCGGATGTGGGTCAGCCGGTAACTGTCAGGGTCACCGGGTCCAAGGACGGGTACGAGTCGGTAACGATGACTTCGGAGCCCGTTGCGGCGGAGGCCGCCCCGGTGGTTGCCAGCGCCCTTCGCGACTTCACCGGTGACACCAGGGCTGACCTGGTGGCCAGGGATTCCAGTGGGGTCCTGTGGACCTACCCGGGCACCGGCAACGGGCTCTTCGGGACCCGTATCCGCGTCGGTTCCGGATGGAACGCGATGTCAGTGATCTCCGCAGCCGGTGACCTGACCGGTGACGGGAAGCCTGACCTGGTAGCCAGGGAATCGAGTGGGGTCCTGTGGACCTACCCGGGCACCGGCAACGGGCTCTTCGGGACCCGCATCCGCGTCGGTACCGGATGGAATGCGATGTCGGTGATCTCCGCAGCCGGTGACCTGACCGGTGACGGGAAGGCTGACCTGGTAGCCAGGGATTCCAGTGGGGTCCTGTGGACCTACCCCGGCACCGGCAACGGTCTCTTCGGGACCCGCGTCCGCGTCGGTACCGGATGGAATGCGATGTCGGCGATCTCCGCAGCCGGTGACCTGACCGGTGACGGGAAGCCTGACCTGGTGGCCAGGGACTCCCGCGGGGTCCTGTGGACCTACCCGGGCACCGGCAACGGGCTCTTCGGGACCCGCATCCGCGTCGGTACCGGATGGAATGCGATGTCGGCGATCTCCGCAGCCGGTGACCTGACCGGTGACGGGAAGCCGGACCTGGTGGCCAGGGACTCCAGTGGAGTCCTGTGGACCTACCCCGGCACCGGCAACGGTCTCTTCGGGACCCGCATCCGCGTCGGTACCGGATGGAACGTCATGAGGGTTATTAGCTAG
- a CDS encoding DUF2461 domain-containing protein — MSTFEGIPAAATKFYAELEENNNRDWWHAHAAVYQDSVKAPLQALLADLEPRFGPGKIFRPNRDVRFSPDKSPYKTAQGAFASYQEGVGYYLQISADGLLVGGGYHSHSPAQLVRYRSSVDAGSTGEQLQHIVDAIAAAGFAIEGEKLKTVPRGFPKDHPRAELLTHKSLSAGVTLGEPEWLASPDAEREIAARWEQLRPLVDWVGRHAAP; from the coding sequence ATGAGCACATTCGAGGGCATCCCGGCCGCGGCAACCAAGTTCTACGCCGAGCTGGAGGAGAACAACAACCGCGACTGGTGGCATGCCCATGCCGCGGTGTACCAGGATTCCGTCAAGGCTCCGCTCCAGGCGCTTCTGGCGGACCTTGAGCCGCGCTTTGGGCCAGGGAAGATCTTCCGGCCGAACCGTGACGTCCGCTTCTCCCCGGACAAGTCACCGTATAAGACCGCCCAGGGCGCGTTCGCCTCATATCAGGAGGGCGTGGGCTACTACCTGCAGATCAGTGCCGACGGCCTGCTGGTTGGCGGCGGCTACCACTCGCATTCACCCGCGCAGCTGGTCCGCTACCGGAGTTCCGTGGACGCGGGGAGCACCGGCGAACAGCTGCAGCACATCGTGGACGCGATCGCAGCCGCGGGATTCGCCATCGAAGGCGAGAAACTGAAAACCGTGCCCCGGGGCTTTCCGAAGGACCATCCCCGCGCCGAGCTGCTGACTCACAAGTCGCTCTCCGCCGGTGTTACCCTAGGCGAGCCCGAATGGCTCGCCTCCCCGGACGCGGAACGCGAGATTGCCGCCCGCTGGGAACAGCTCCGCCCGCTGGTGGACTGGGTGGGACGGCACGCCGCCCCCTGA
- a CDS encoding DUF6541 family protein, with amino-acid sequence MLDWLFGLAPSVPTVVFLVAAFFLPGLLVLLPLRPGWPAAIALSPAVTLLMLLAGSFAAAAVGLPWNAATAALTALPLVLTTWFAGRRFAFGQPLTPAGIGLPTWLAAGAGTAIGSAATCLALLRGIGDPAAASQGWDPIFHLNALRWIQESGQATPWSIAPIFGAGRATYYPAGWHSAVALVPGSIPEAANLSSIVIGGLIWPAGLAFLATAVLPRHPAAWALTPLVGASFISFPFSQLLRSGQWPNGLATALVPATLALAVLLLRRLTSAGAASGTSAGTAPGRAEPAAGTAVPAPARGRILLAVTLVALLGGCVAAHPSSLFAIAVAVLPFVAARFLPLLVRGARRRPLPTLAAALGTALLAATAWSVLANSRVLAGVMAYRRAVRAEVPDSLYLAFFDLPRFPALSPPAPDDFNIAVGLLVILGAVVAIFVREARPLAVTWLAFVGLYVLAAGPENGLRWLTGFWYKDTQRIAPFIAMTGSLLAALALAVVTGAVVRALVRLLSARSPEPRIAGRWPVPAILFTAAAAAVTGALYVGSGSYRSVERVAVAAQNYTVSDKPGNGVLSRGEQAFIERAGEMLPADAVVIGDPFNGETYFYALTGRHVVYTQLGSPTAGSPAKELLRTGFNRLATDPAICEAVREVGATHFYEDAPGASHGSVSLKRWPGFYNVPAGQGFEKVASAEGRTLYRITACR; translated from the coding sequence ATGCTTGATTGGCTTTTCGGGCTGGCCCCGTCGGTCCCGACTGTTGTATTCCTTGTCGCGGCTTTCTTCCTCCCGGGACTCCTGGTTCTTCTGCCGCTGAGGCCCGGGTGGCCGGCGGCCATAGCGCTCAGTCCCGCCGTCACGCTGCTGATGCTGCTGGCCGGCAGCTTCGCGGCGGCCGCCGTCGGTCTCCCGTGGAATGCAGCAACTGCCGCCCTCACAGCCCTTCCCCTGGTCCTCACAACCTGGTTCGCCGGAAGGCGGTTCGCCTTCGGACAGCCCCTGACGCCCGCCGGCATCGGCCTGCCGACCTGGCTTGCCGCAGGGGCAGGCACCGCCATCGGTTCGGCTGCTACCTGTCTCGCCCTGCTCCGTGGCATCGGCGACCCCGCCGCCGCCTCCCAGGGCTGGGATCCGATCTTCCACCTGAACGCATTGCGGTGGATCCAGGAATCCGGGCAGGCTACCCCGTGGAGCATCGCCCCGATATTCGGCGCCGGACGTGCCACCTATTACCCTGCGGGCTGGCACAGCGCCGTTGCCCTCGTCCCGGGCAGCATCCCGGAGGCGGCCAACCTGTCCTCGATCGTGATCGGGGGCCTGATCTGGCCGGCCGGCCTGGCCTTCCTGGCCACGGCCGTGCTGCCGCGGCACCCTGCGGCCTGGGCACTGACGCCGCTGGTCGGTGCCTCCTTCATCAGCTTCCCCTTCTCCCAACTGCTCCGCAGCGGCCAGTGGCCCAACGGCCTCGCCACCGCTCTGGTGCCCGCCACACTGGCCCTGGCCGTGCTGCTGCTCCGGCGTCTGACCTCCGCCGGGGCGGCCTCCGGGACCTCCGCTGGGACGGCCCCCGGGCGGGCTGAACCGGCCGCGGGTACAGCGGTCCCTGCGCCGGCCCGCGGGCGAATCCTGCTGGCCGTCACCCTCGTTGCCCTGCTCGGCGGCTGCGTCGCGGCCCATCCCAGCTCCCTGTTTGCCATTGCCGTGGCCGTCCTGCCCTTTGTGGCTGCCCGCTTCCTGCCGCTGCTGGTGCGCGGGGCGCGGCGCCGCCCCCTCCCTACCCTTGCGGCAGCCCTGGGCACGGCGCTCCTTGCGGCAACGGCGTGGTCGGTGCTGGCCAACTCGCGCGTGCTGGCAGGTGTCATGGCCTACCGCCGGGCTGTGCGGGCAGAGGTCCCGGATTCCCTGTACCTTGCCTTCTTCGACCTGCCGCGGTTCCCGGCACTCTCCCCGCCGGCGCCGGACGACTTCAACATCGCGGTGGGGCTACTGGTGATTCTTGGCGCGGTTGTGGCCATTTTTGTCCGGGAGGCAAGGCCGCTGGCCGTCACCTGGCTCGCCTTCGTTGGACTTTATGTGCTTGCTGCGGGTCCCGAAAACGGGCTTCGATGGCTGACCGGGTTCTGGTACAAGGACACGCAGCGTATCGCCCCCTTTATCGCCATGACGGGCAGCCTGCTGGCCGCGCTGGCCCTTGCTGTGGTGACGGGTGCCGTAGTCAGGGCGCTGGTTCGTCTCCTGTCCGCACGGTCGCCTGAGCCCCGCATCGCCGGACGGTGGCCCGTTCCTGCCATCCTCTTCACGGCTGCCGCTGCCGCGGTCACCGGTGCGCTTTATGTGGGTTCCGGAAGCTACCGGTCGGTGGAACGTGTGGCGGTTGCCGCCCAGAACTACACTGTCTCCGACAAGCCGGGGAACGGCGTGCTCTCCAGGGGAGAACAAGCCTTCATTGAGCGGGCCGGCGAGATGCTGCCGGCTGATGCCGTGGTGATCGGGGACCCGTTCAACGGCGAGACCTACTTCTATGCGCTGACCGGCCGGCACGTCGTCTACACGCAACTGGGTTCGCCGACAGCCGGCAGCCCCGCCAAGGAGCTGCTCCGCACCGGCTTCAACCGGCTGGCGACTGACCCGGCCATCTGTGAAGCGGTGCGCGAGGTCGGCGCCACCCACTTCTACGAGGATGCCCCCGGCGCGTCGCACGGAAGTGTCAGCCTGAAGCGCTGGCCTGGTTTTTACAACGTGCCAGCCGGGCAGGGCTTTGAAAAAGTGGCTTCCGCGGAGGGCCGCACTCTTTACAGGATTACGGCCTGCCGCTGA